The proteins below come from a single Balaenoptera musculus isolate JJ_BM4_2016_0621 chromosome 1, mBalMus1.pri.v3, whole genome shotgun sequence genomic window:
- the GCLM gene encoding glutamate--cysteine ligase regulatory subunit, translating into MGTDSRAAGALLARASTLHLQTGNLLNWGRLRKKCPSTHSEELRDCIRKTLNEWSSQISTDLVREFPDVLECTVSHAVEKINPDEREEMKVSAKLFIVGSNSSSSTRNAVDMACSVLGVAQLDSVIIASPPIEDGVNLSLEHLQPYWEELQNLVHSKKIVAIGTSDLDKSQLEQLYQWAQVKPNSNQVNLASCCVMPPDLTAFAKQFDIQLLTHNDPKELLSEASFQEALQESIPDIQAHEWVPLWLLRYSVIVKSRGIIKSKGYILQAKRKGF; encoded by the exons ATGGGCACCGACAGCCGCGCGGCCGGGGCGCTCCTGGCGCGGGCCAGCACCCTGCACCTGCAGACGGGGAACCTGCTGAACTGGGGCCGCCTGCGGAAGAAGTGCCCGTCCACGCACAGCGAGGAG CTTCGAGATTGTATCCGGAAGACCTTGAATGAGTGGAGTTCCCAAATTAGCACAGATTTGGTCAGG GAGTTTCCAGATGTCTTGGAATGTACTGTATCTCATGCAGTAGAAAAGATAAATCccgatgaaagagaagaaatgaaagtttCTG CAAAACTGTTCATTGTAGGATCAAACTCTTCATCATCAACTAGAAATGCAGTTGACATGG CCTGTTCAGTCCTTGGAGTTGCACAGCTGGATTCTGTGATCATTGCTTCACCTCCTATTGAAGATGGAGTTAATCTTTCCTTGGAGCATTTGCAGCCTTACTGGGAAGAATTACAAAACTTAGTCCACAGCAAAAAGATTGTTGCTATAGGTACCTCTGATCTGGACAAAAGCCAGTTGGAACAGCTGTATCAGTGGGCACAG GTAAAACCAAATAGTAACCAAGTTAATCTTGCCTCCTGCTGTGTGATGCCACCCGATTTGACTGCATTTGCTAAGCAATTTGACATACAGCTCTTGACTCATAATGATCCAAAAG aactGCTTTCTGAAGCAAGTTTCCAAGAAGCACTTCAGGAAAGCATCCCTGACATTCAAGCACATGAGTGGGTGCCACTGTGGCTACTGCGATATTCAGTCATTGTTAAAAGTAGAGGAATTATCAAATCAAAAGGCTACATCTTACAAGCTAAAAGAAAGGGTTTTTAA